Proteins encoded within one genomic window of Ranitomeya variabilis isolate aRanVar5 chromosome 4, aRanVar5.hap1, whole genome shotgun sequence:
- the LOC143769341 gene encoding uncharacterized protein LOC143769341, which yields MFWGNFWSYVMILRCAGYLCGTLDKITVHFLFSNRLSVLFKMDLKARETNWRSKASDLFKQGGSAGLQDVTIENRDLSIQYKNAVHKKTKTWWNKTTLENYVARDIVPRGLRVQVYPSFDLEDSELISRWKKAAITCSMEFMKIIIDKNTLCMNMLDKEIDELHRELKKQLAADKMESFIQTIEKEIDKKETEISDLKLKKFIRDTTDFETDKIFRWQLPKKKFNGSVTKTGGSSRELLSYAESSTSCSEAEGSNESFVRTRTSNRENRRYPDIFYNKKTNKRTNDRSKVINLSDHILTESQKLLLEKGLTFSPSSHLDKFEVVKDLHLFARKIILQKLHHRTDIDEIFSTEVEKEALKNLEELLDENESEEDDPPLMVYLRGNSFVLREFAVTRKIMTIKRRILSEDSLREDTVTGKLKKVSKRPLLFPGKNSCMATKEVTEKRLMRMELDLSPNLTNSGLN from the exons atgttctggggaaatttttggtcttaTGTCATGATTTTGAGGTGTGCTGGATACCTTTGTGGGACTCTTGATAAAATTACTGTGCATTTTCTGTTTTCTAACAGATTGTCCGTACTATTTAAAATGGATCTGAAGGCCAGAGAGACTAACTGGCGGTCCAAAGCGAGTGATTTATTTAAGCAGGGAGGTTCTGCAGGATTACAGGATGTAACTATTGAGAATAGGGACCTGTCTATACAATATAAAAATGCTGTCCACAAGAAGACTAAAACATGGTGGAATAAAACCACATTGGAGAATTATGTTGCCCGTGATATTGTACCGAGGGGACTTCGGGTTCAAGTTTATCCTTCATTTGATTTGGAAGACTCGGAGCTAATTTCAAGATGGAAAAAAGCGGCTATCACATGCtcaatggaattcatgaaaattatTATTGACAAAAATACGCTTTGTATGAATATGTTAGATAAGGAAATTGATGAACTACATAGAGAATTGAAAAAACAATTAGCAGCCGACAAAATGGAGAGTTTTATTCAAACTATTGAGAAAGAAATAgacaaaaaagagacagaaattagtGATCTCAAATTGAAGAAATTCATTAGAGACACTACAGACTTTGAAACAGACAAAATCTTTAGATGGCAGCTTCCTAAAAAGAAATTTAATGGGTCTGTAACGAAAACAGGAGGGTCCTCACGTGAACTGTTGTCATATGCTGAAAGCAGTACCTCTTGCAGTGAAGCTGAAGGCTCTAATGAAAGTTTTGTACGCACCAGGACATCAAATAGGGAGAATAGGAGATATCCGGACATCTTCTACAACAAAAAAACCAATAAGCGTActaatgatagatccaaggtaATTAACCTATCGGACCATATTCTCACTGAATCACAAAAACTGTTGCTGGAAAAGGGTTTAACTTTCTCGCCTtcttcacatctagataagttcgaggTAGTGAAAGATCTACATCTGTTCGCACGCAAGATTATATTGCAGAAGTTACATCATAGAACAGATATAGATGAGATATTTTCCACTGAGGTTGAAAAAGAGGCCTTGAAAAACCTTGAGGAATTATTGGATGAGAATGAATCTGAGGAGGACG ATCCACCATTAATGGTATACCTACGGGGCAATTCCTTCGTGTTAAGAGAATTTGCAGTAACACGGAAGATTATGACAATCAAGCGTCGGATCTTGTCAGAAGATTCTCTGAGAGAGGATACAGTAACAGGCAAATTAAAAAAGGTTTCAAAAAGGCCTCTTCTGTTTCCAGGGAAGAACTCTTGTATGGCAACAAAAGaagtgacagaaaaaagactgatgAGAATGGAGTTAGATTTATCACCAAATTTAACAAACAGTGGCCTGAATTAA